A single genomic interval of bacterium harbors:
- a CDS encoding flavin reductase family protein → MSDYLEFDPSAIERREVYRLLTGSVVPRPIGWASSVSASGVTNLAPFSFFTVVCVIPPMISLTIARNPDGTEKHTLINAKETGEFCFNVVTMDTWEQMVDSANGIPGEQSEFDATGLTPIPGTRVKAPRVKEAPIHFECKTHQVIELGPHKHPLLIGEVVYFHVDPKVMTGGYIDMKKLNPVGRLNGFWQCDIGQMLERRFEDGQPR, encoded by the coding sequence ATGTCCGATTACCTTGAATTCGACCCCTCCGCCATCGAGCGGCGCGAAGTCTACCGGCTCCTGACGGGTTCGGTCGTCCCCCGCCCCATCGGATGGGCCTCTTCCGTCAGCGCATCCGGCGTCACGAATCTGGCCCCGTTCAGCTTTTTCACCGTCGTCTGCGTCATCCCCCCGATGATTTCGCTCACCATCGCGCGGAACCCGGACGGCACCGAGAAACACACCCTGATCAACGCCAAGGAGACCGGGGAGTTCTGCTTCAACGTGGTGACGATGGACACGTGGGAGCAAATGGTGGACTCGGCGAACGGAATCCCGGGGGAGCAGAGCGAGTTCGACGCCACGGGTCTGACGCCGATCCCCGGAACGAGGGTGAAGGCCCCCCGGGTCAAGGAAGCCCCGATTCATTTCGAGTGCAAGACCCACCAGGTCATCGAGCTGGGCCCCCACAAGCACCCGCTCCTGATCGGCGAGGTGGTCTACTTCCACGTTGACCCCAAGGTGATGACGGGCGGGTACATCGACATGAAGAAATTGAACCCGGTGGGGCGCCTCAACGGCTTCTGGCAGTGCGATATCGGACAGATGCTGGAGCGGAGGTTCGAGGATGGGCAGCCCCGATAG